Proteins encoded within one genomic window of Corynebacterium aurimucosum:
- the argC gene encoding N-acetyl-gamma-glutamyl-phosphate reductase, translated as MTISVAIAGATGYAGGEILRLLLSHPAYLSGDLHIGALTGHSNAGQRVSELMPHLPQLADRVIEDTTPEILAGHDIVFLGLPHGHSAEIGRQLGESVTVIDCAADFRLRNKEDWDAFYGGEYAGSWPYGIPEVPGNRDKLKGSNRVAVPGCFPTTITLGALPAVAKGLIEPDLSVIAITGVSGAGKKASVAQLGAETMGNLKAYKPGGTHRHTPEVLQNLQPFTQKSVSVSFTPVLAPLPRGILATITAPLKGDADKHSVVQAFREFYAEEPFCLVLPEGQQPETQNVVGTNMVHIQAHVDERAQRLVITAALDNLCKGTAGAAVQCMNLTLGWEETLGLPQAAVAP; from the coding sequence ATGACTATTTCAGTAGCTATCGCCGGAGCCACGGGTTATGCAGGAGGCGAAATTCTACGTCTCTTACTATCGCACCCAGCGTACCTTTCAGGTGATCTGCATATCGGCGCGCTGACGGGGCACTCCAATGCTGGTCAGCGAGTCTCCGAACTCATGCCGCACCTGCCGCAGTTAGCAGATCGCGTCATCGAGGACACCACTCCGGAAATTTTGGCGGGCCATGACATCGTTTTCCTCGGTTTGCCGCATGGGCATTCCGCGGAGATTGGTCGTCAGCTGGGGGAGTCCGTCACTGTCATTGATTGCGCCGCCGATTTCCGCCTCCGCAACAAGGAAGATTGGGATGCATTTTATGGCGGGGAGTATGCCGGTTCGTGGCCTTATGGAATTCCTGAAGTTCCCGGCAACCGGGACAAGCTTAAAGGCAGCAACCGTGTGGCCGTCCCTGGGTGTTTCCCAACCACGATTACACTCGGCGCGCTGCCTGCCGTGGCGAAAGGGCTGATTGAACCGGATCTGTCCGTCATTGCGATTACCGGTGTTTCCGGCGCGGGAAAGAAGGCCTCCGTGGCCCAGCTAGGCGCGGAAACAATGGGCAATCTCAAGGCTTATAAGCCGGGCGGTACTCATCGACACACTCCGGAAGTCCTACAAAACTTACAGCCCTTTACGCAGAAGTCGGTTTCGGTGAGTTTTACTCCGGTGCTCGCGCCTTTGCCGCGTGGCATCCTGGCGACGATTACGGCACCGCTGAAGGGGGATGCTGACAAGCACAGCGTTGTTCAAGCTTTCCGCGAGTTCTATGCGGAAGAGCCGTTCTGCCTGGTTCTGCCGGAAGGTCAGCAGCCGGAAACACAGAACGTAGTGGGGACCAACATGGTCCACATCCAGGCTCACGTGGACGAACGCGCTCAGCGTCTGGTGATAACCGCAGCCCTAGACAACTTGTGCAAGGGCACCGCCGGTGCAGCTGTCCAATGCATGAACCTGACCTTGGGCTGGGAGGAAACCTTGGGTCTGCCGCAAGCGGCCGTCGCACCTTAA
- the pheT gene encoding phenylalanine--tRNA ligase subunit beta codes for MLISQDWVTRLLGTANSGWNVSAEELDSGFVRVGFETEGYEALPETTGPLVIGQVVEIEELTQFKKPIRYCQVNVGKANGTGELQGIICGARNFRLNDYVVVSLPGAELPGGFKIAARETYDHISNGMMCSAAELGFGAKADGIIVLGEEVADKVGEDARPLIGLSDTVFDVNITPDRGYALSARGLTREIASAFDLAFPDVAQDPNVAGVDTSAVPAPKGELIAVDLREETKAQRFGLRKVSGIDPAARTPFWMERELMLSGQRSVNLATDITNYVMLLLGAPMHAFDANVVNGELVVRNASEGETFETLDHVKRELSAGDVVICDGNGIQSLAGVMGGTTSEISETTTDVYFESAIWDPITVARTSRRHKLSSEASRRFERGVDPAIVEVALDVACALLQQIAGGTIEEGRTLVGDVAKREPITLRAAKPSEYAGVEYSRETVVKRLIEVGCEVSGEEELSVVPASWRTDIDMDVDLIEEILRLEGLEDIPTILPTPVGGHGLTPAQKRRRAIGHGLAYAGYAEVLPSPFIANDTFDTWGLDREDPRRRTVAVQNPLESDKAILSTTLLPNLLEAIARNVARGRSDLALFGLQQVAFKRADASPMPSVETRPEDSVVSELLESLPLQPLHVATVATGNIEHEGPWGSGRAYSYADAIESARQVARAAGVDITVKAAEQLPWHPGRCAALVLAADEQTVVGYAGELHPQVLEALELPARTCAMELDVTALPLEEKFPAPVLSSFPALHQDIALVVDEDTPAEAVRRVVEEGAGELLESVELFDVFRGEQLGEGKKSLAFQLLFRADDRTLTDEEANEHRLAAADLAKQRLGAEMRA; via the coding sequence ATGCTTATTTCCCAAGACTGGGTTACCCGCCTCCTCGGCACCGCAAACTCTGGCTGGAACGTATCCGCCGAAGAGCTAGACTCCGGTTTTGTCCGCGTCGGATTCGAAACCGAGGGCTATGAGGCTCTTCCGGAGACCACGGGCCCGCTCGTTATTGGCCAAGTCGTGGAGATTGAGGAGCTCACCCAGTTCAAGAAGCCAATCCGCTACTGCCAGGTGAATGTTGGCAAGGCCAATGGCACCGGCGAACTCCAGGGCATTATCTGCGGCGCGCGTAACTTCCGCCTCAATGACTATGTCGTGGTTTCCCTTCCGGGTGCTGAGCTGCCGGGAGGCTTCAAGATTGCTGCCCGTGAGACCTATGATCACATCTCCAACGGAATGATGTGCTCCGCGGCTGAACTGGGCTTTGGTGCGAAGGCTGATGGCATCATCGTGCTGGGAGAGGAAGTCGCCGACAAGGTCGGTGAGGACGCTCGCCCCCTCATTGGGCTGTCCGATACCGTCTTCGACGTCAACATCACCCCGGATCGGGGTTATGCCTTGTCCGCACGCGGCCTGACGCGGGAGATTGCCTCCGCTTTCGACCTCGCCTTCCCCGACGTGGCGCAGGATCCGAACGTTGCTGGAGTCGATACCTCTGCTGTACCGGCGCCGAAGGGCGAGCTGATCGCCGTCGATCTGCGCGAAGAAACCAAGGCCCAGCGCTTTGGTCTGCGCAAGGTTAGCGGCATTGATCCCGCTGCCCGCACACCCTTCTGGATGGAGCGCGAGCTGATGCTGTCCGGCCAGCGCAGCGTCAATCTGGCGACCGACATCACCAACTACGTTATGCTGCTCCTTGGAGCACCGATGCACGCCTTCGATGCCAACGTCGTGAACGGCGAACTCGTGGTGCGCAATGCTAGCGAGGGGGAGACATTTGAGACCCTCGACCATGTCAAGCGTGAGCTTTCGGCGGGTGACGTGGTCATTTGCGATGGCAACGGAATTCAGTCCCTGGCTGGTGTCATGGGCGGCACGACCTCTGAAATCTCCGAGACGACCACTGACGTGTACTTCGAATCGGCCATTTGGGATCCGATTACCGTGGCCCGCACGTCGCGCCGCCACAAGCTGTCCTCGGAAGCCTCCCGCCGTTTCGAGCGTGGCGTCGACCCGGCCATCGTAGAGGTTGCTCTCGACGTTGCGTGTGCGCTGCTGCAGCAAATCGCGGGCGGCACCATCGAGGAGGGCCGGACGCTCGTGGGAGACGTCGCCAAGCGCGAGCCCATCACGCTGCGCGCCGCCAAGCCGAGCGAATACGCCGGCGTTGAGTACTCCCGCGAGACCGTGGTGAAGCGCCTTATTGAGGTGGGCTGCGAGGTCTCTGGCGAAGAAGAACTGTCCGTCGTCCCCGCGTCTTGGCGCACCGACATCGACATGGATGTGGATCTCATCGAGGAGATCCTGCGTCTGGAGGGCCTCGAAGATATTCCGACAATTCTGCCTACCCCGGTGGGAGGTCATGGCCTTACTCCGGCCCAGAAGCGTCGCCGTGCAATCGGACACGGCTTGGCTTATGCGGGCTATGCCGAGGTTCTGCCTTCGCCGTTCATTGCCAACGACACCTTCGACACCTGGGGTCTGGATAGGGAAGATCCGCGTCGCCGCACTGTTGCCGTGCAGAATCCTCTCGAATCGGATAAGGCCATTCTGTCCACGACGTTGCTTCCGAATCTCCTTGAAGCCATCGCCCGCAACGTGGCCCGTGGCCGAAGTGACCTCGCCCTCTTCGGTCTCCAACAGGTGGCATTCAAGCGTGCTGATGCGTCCCCGATGCCGTCGGTGGAGACACGCCCGGAGGACTCCGTGGTGAGCGAGCTTTTGGAGTCGCTGCCGCTACAGCCGCTGCACGTGGCCACGGTCGCTACCGGCAACATTGAGCACGAAGGTCCGTGGGGCTCTGGTCGTGCTTATAGCTACGCAGATGCCATTGAGTCCGCGCGCCAGGTTGCCCGCGCCGCCGGTGTTGACATCACTGTCAAGGCGGCCGAGCAGCTCCCGTGGCATCCGGGCCGCTGTGCCGCCTTAGTCCTCGCTGCAGACGAGCAAACCGTCGTGGGCTATGCCGGCGAGCTGCATCCGCAGGTACTGGAGGCCCTTGAGCTTCCAGCCCGCACGTGCGCCATGGAGCTCGATGTCACTGCGCTGCCGTTGGAGGAGAAGTTCCCAGCACCGGTCCTCTCCTCCTTCCCGGCCTTGCACCAAGACATCGCACTGGTGGTGGATGAGGATACCCCGGCAGAGGCAGTGCGCCGAGTGGTTGAGGAAGGCGCCGGCGAGCTCTTGGAATCTGTGGAGCTCTTCGATGTCTTCCGTGGTGAGCAGCTCGGTGAAGGTAAGAAGTCCCTTGCCTTCCAGCTCTTGTTCCGCGCAGATGACCGCACGCTGACTGATGAAGAAGCTAACGAGCACCGACTCGCTGCCGCAGACCTAGCCAAGCAGCGTCTTGGTGCGGAGATGCGCGCTTAG
- the pheS gene encoding phenylalanine--tRNA ligase subunit alpha: MSDTPQIELTEEALEAAAQKAIAAFEAASDLDELTSARREHLGDGGYIPQARQSLGQLPKDQRKDAGRAVNIARGKMEKRFAQIREVLEQEARAAQLKAEKVDVTVPTTRAQTGALHPITALSERIADIFVGMGWEIADGPEVEAEYFNFDALNFKPDHPARTLQDTFHVGKEGSKQVLRTHTSPVQVRTMLERDVPLYIACPGRVFRTDELDATHTPVFHQVEGLAVDKGLTMAHLRGTLEHLAKVLFGPDTTTRMRVNYFPFTEPSAEVDVWFPNKKGGAGWIEWGGCGMVNPNVLRAVGIDPEEYTGFAFGMGLERTLQFRNGLTDMRDMVEGDVRFTLPFGVQA, from the coding sequence GTGTCCGACACACCTCAGATCGAATTGACCGAAGAGGCCCTCGAGGCCGCCGCGCAGAAGGCCATTGCCGCCTTCGAGGCTGCATCCGACCTCGACGAGCTCACTTCCGCCCGCCGTGAGCACCTTGGTGATGGCGGCTATATCCCGCAGGCCCGCCAGTCGCTGGGGCAGTTGCCAAAGGATCAGCGCAAGGATGCTGGGCGTGCGGTGAACATCGCGCGCGGCAAGATGGAGAAGCGCTTTGCACAAATTCGTGAAGTGCTCGAGCAGGAGGCTCGCGCCGCGCAGCTCAAGGCGGAGAAAGTCGACGTCACCGTCCCAACTACCCGGGCGCAGACCGGTGCACTACACCCAATTACTGCGCTGTCGGAGCGCATTGCGGACATCTTCGTGGGCATGGGTTGGGAAATCGCCGACGGCCCAGAGGTCGAGGCTGAGTACTTCAACTTCGATGCTTTGAACTTCAAGCCCGATCATCCGGCACGTACGTTGCAGGACACCTTCCATGTGGGTAAGGAGGGCTCGAAGCAGGTTCTCCGTACTCACACGTCGCCGGTGCAGGTGCGTACGATGCTCGAGCGTGATGTACCGCTCTACATCGCTTGCCCAGGCCGAGTTTTCCGTACCGACGAGCTCGACGCGACCCACACGCCAGTCTTCCACCAGGTGGAAGGCCTTGCCGTGGATAAGGGACTGACCATGGCCCACCTGCGCGGCACTCTGGAGCACCTGGCCAAAGTTCTCTTCGGTCCGGATACCACCACTCGCATGCGCGTGAATTACTTCCCGTTCACCGAGCCTTCTGCTGAAGTCGATGTGTGGTTCCCGAACAAGAAGGGCGGCGCCGGCTGGATCGAGTGGGGTGGCTGCGGCATGGTTAACCCCAACGTTTTGCGTGCGGTCGGCATCGATCCGGAGGAGTACACCGGCTTCGCCTTCGGCATGGGCCTTGAACGCACCCTGCAGTTCCGCAATGGTCTCACCGACATGCGCGACATGGTGGAAGGCGATGTCCGCTTTACCTTGCCATTCGGCGTGCAGGCATAG